Below is a window of Herminiimonas arsenicoxydans DNA.
CCAGCAATTCCATATCCGAACGCGAAGTTTCGATCGTGATCACGTCGGCATCCATCGCAGCGATCCACGGCAGGATGTCGTTAAACTCCGAATAGCACATATGCGTGTGTATCTGCGTGTCATCCTGCACGCCCGATGCGCTGATGCGGAATGCCTTGACCGCCCAATCCAGATAATGCGGCCAATCGGCAGCCTTCAATGGCAGGCCTTCGCGGAACGCAGGCTCATCGATTTGTATCATGCCGATACCGGCTTTTTCCAGATCGACGACTTCGTCGCGCAAGGCCAAGGCGATTTGCAGCGCGGTCGTGTCGCGCGGCTGATCGTCGCGCACGAACGACCATTGCAGCATCGTCACCGGGCCGGTCAGCATGCCCTTCATCGGCTTGCTGGTCAGGCTTTGTGCGAATTCGCTCCAGCCTACTGTCATTGCTTCTGGACGATATACGTCGCCGTAGATGAATGGCGGTTTGACGCAGCGTGAACCGTAGCTTTGTACCCAGCCGTTCGCGGTGAAACCGTAGCCCCACAACTGTTCGCCGAAGTATTCGACCATGTCGTTGCGTTCGGGCTCGCCATGTACAAATACGTCGAGACCGATTTCTTCCTGCTTCTGCACGACCAGACGCACTTCATCACGCATCCTGTTCAGGTAATCGAGATGACCGATTTCACCGCGTTTGTATTGCGCGCGTGCCTGACGGATGTCGGTGGTTTGCGGAAAGGAACCGATGTTCGTTGTCGGGAACGCCGGCAGCTTGAAGCGCGCCTGCTGCTTGACGATACGATCGGCAAAAACATTGCTACGCGCAGCAGAAATCTTGCTGATTTCGCTCAGGCGTTTTTGTACCAATGGGTTGTGTATGCGGGGCGACGTATTGCGCGCCGCCACCGACAATGCGGCTGCCTCGAATTGCGCAGCCACCGCGTCGCGTTCGCCATTCAACGCACGTTTGATCGCCGTGATTTCCTGCGTCTTTTGCGTCGCAAACGAGAGCCAGCCCTTGAGTTCTTCATCCAGCTTGTTTTCATGCGCCAGATCGACAGGCACGTGCAGCAGTGAGCAGCTCGCGCTGACCCACAACTTGTCGCCGAGTTTTTCCTGCAAGGGTTTCAGTGCGGTCAACGCGGCATCCAGATCGGCGCGCCAGATATTGCGGCCATCGACGATACCCGCCGACAGTACGCGACCCTGCGGCCAGTCTTGCAGGAAATCGTCCAGCTGCCCTGCACCGCGCACCAGATCCAGATGTACACCAGCGACAGGCAGGCTGTGCAGCAAGGCCGTGTGTTCACGCACTTGATCGAAATAAGTTGCCAGCAACAGTTTTGGTGCAGCCGCGCTCAACGCCTCGTAAGTTGGAACGAAAGCATTGCGCCAGACGGCAGCCAGTTCCAGCGCCAGTATCGGCTCATCGATCTGCACCCACTCCACACCTGCCGCTTGCAAACGCTGCAGCACGTTTTGATAAGCGGCGATGACTTTCGGCAGCAGATCGAGTTTGTCGAATTTGTGATCTCCTTCACCTGACTTGATCTTGCCGAGGTACAGCAAGGTCAGCGGCCCCACCAGCGTGACCTTGGTTTTGTGGCCGAGCGCGACGGCTTCGGCGTTTTCTTCAAACAGCCAGTCGACGCCGCCGTCAAAGCGCAGGTCGGCAGTAAATTCCGGCACCAGATAGTGATAGTTGGTATCGAACCATTTGGTCATTTCCATCGCGAAGTGCTCAGGATTGCCGCGTGCCAGCGTGAAGTAATCAGCCAGCGTCAGCTTTTTCGGATCGAACTTGAAGCGCGTAGGCACTGCGCCCAGCAAAGCCAATGTATTCAACACCTGGTCGTACCAGGCGAAATCGCCTACCGATACGAAATCCAGACCCGCATCAGCCTGAATCGCCCAGTGGCGCTGACGCAGGGTTTTGCCGGTTTGCTGCAACGCGGCCAGATCGCTGTCGCCACGCCAGAACGATTCAACAGCGAACTTCAATTCGCGCTGCGCGCCTATGCGCGGGAAACCCAGAATATGTGCCTTTGCCGCGTTTGCCATGCTAAAACTCCAATAACGATTTCGAGGCTTGCCAGTTTGGGCTTCCAAGGTCTATGATTCAAACGATAAATATTAAGAATCATCTTGAATTTAATTCATACATAGAATTTTCAAATACTTGCCATGCAATCCATCCTGGAACTCCGTCACCTCAAAACCCTGATCGCGTTGCGCGAAGCCGGCAACCTGCTGCGCGCCGCTTCGCTCTTGAACGTGACGCAATCTGCGCTCTCGCACCAACTCAAACAACTGGAAGATCACCACGGCACTCAGCTGTTCGAGCGCAAGTCGGTGCCGGTGCGCTTTACTCCGGCCGGCGAACGTTTGCTGAAACTGGCCGATACCGTTTTGCCGCAAGTCGCAGAAACCGAGCGCGATCTGGTGCGCCTGGCGCAAGGCGTCGCCGGCCAATTGCGCATCGCGGTTGAATGCCACACCTGCTTCGACTGGCTGATGCCGGCGATGGATGTATTCCGCGGCCGCTGGCCCGAAGTCGAACTGGATATCGTCTCCGGCTTTCAGGCTGATCCGGTTGGCTTGCTGTACGAACATAGGGCCGACGTCGCCATCGTGGCCGAGATCGATCCGGATGAAACAGTCGATTACCACGCCCTGTTCCGCTTCGAGATCGTCGCACTGGTCGCGCACGATCATCCTTTGGCAGACAAGGAATTTCTGGTCGCAGAAGATTTCATCGGTGATACTTTGATAACCTACCCGGTACCGGATGACATGCTGGACGTCGTGCGCCAGGTATTGAAACCCGCCGGCATCAAAGTCGAACGTCGCACGACAGAACTGACAGTCGCGATGCTGCAACTGGTCGCCAGCCGGCGCGGTATAGCCACCTTGCCGGTATGGGCCGCGCAGAATTATCTGAACCGGGATTATGTAAAGGCCAAGCGGATTACCGCAGATGGTTTGACCGGGCGTTTGTATGCAGCCTGTTTGCCGGAAGTGTCGGAGAAACCTTATCTGGCGGATTTTGTGACGACGACGCGCGAGAGCTGTTATTTGAATCTGGATAGTGTGGAACTGCTTTAATCGTCAGACCGAAATCCACATAGGTGAAGCGAGATAGGATCTACTTCGTGACACACCAATAGCATGCCGGTTTCATCAAGAGTAATGCTTACCGAGTTATACGGCACGCGACAGGTTATCCATCATTTCTTCTATCTAAAATGAGTGGACGCTATGCAAAATATTTCATCGCCGCCGCATCCGGACTATGATGATCCCAAAGAACTCTATGCATTCTTTGGTTTAGCCTTTTACAAGGCGAATATCTTGGAACAGGGCGTCGTCAATCTTGCCGTGGCGCTGATGGCACAAGGCAATCTCGGTGTTACGGTGGGCGATATTAACCGTCTGTACGATTCATTCGACACAAAAACCTTTGGTCCCGTTCTGCGAATTGCCAAGGAACGCTACAGCTTCACTAGTGAATTTTCAAAAAAATTAGACCAAGCACTCTCTTACCGCAACTATCTCGCACACGGTTTCTTTAAACAACACGATATAAATCAGATGAGCGAAGACGGTCGCAAAATAATGATCGATGAATTGATTGAAATCTGGATGCACTTGACGGAAGCCGATAGGATTATCGACGAATACTGGATGTCTGCTTGGGAGGCTAACGGAATCACGAAAGAATGGATTACAAAACAAATGAATACTTACGTTGATACAACACGATAGGTTAGTTATCATTTTCTCAGCCCAATTTTCAAGTAGATAAAAGTCAGCATTAATTAGAAATTTAATTAACTCTGACCTCGTATTCCGAGCGGAACTCATTCAGGCCAGTAGCATCTACCATCCACTCAAAGCCGTATCAAAACCGCATTGAAAGGAGAAACGACCATGCCCACAGGTACCGTGCAACTCCATCGCGTACTCCGCGCGCCTCCGGAGCGTGTTTATCGTGCATTCCTGGAAGCCGACGCACTGGCAAAATGGCTCCCACCTTACGGTTTTACCTGCAAGGTTCATCATCTGGACGCCAGGGCCGGTGGCACTTTCAGGATGACGTTTTCGAATTTCAACTCGGGGAACGGACATTTTTTCGGTGGCGAGTATCTGGAACTTGTTCCCCACCAGAAAATCCGTTACACGGATAAATTCGATGACCCGAACTTGCCCGGCGAAATGCAGGTGACAGTAGCTTTAAGGCAAGTGTCATGCGGGACGGAGATCAAGATCGTGCAGGAAGGGATACCTGACGTGATCCCGGTCGAGATGTGCTACCTCGGCTGGTAGGAATCTCTGGTCCAACTTGCCACACTGGTCGAACCCGAGATTCCGGATTAGCGAGGTGGTTTGGGCTAATAGCCTGCAGTCTATCCGGATAGCCATGGTCGCGGGAACGGCTACGCCAGAACCCTCCATCTTCAACGGCATCCAAAGTTTGAATAGTGCGAGGAATCAAGCACCGAAGCATCCAACCCGGCAACCCGCGCATCCCGGAATCCTTCGATAACAGTTGCAAGGAGATATCCATGAACATTACGCGTATCAATACATTTGTCGCCAAAGATGGCATGGAAAAATCGCTACGCGAATTTCTCGTCTCGATTGTTCCGCTCGTTGAACAATCGCAGGGTTGCGCATCATGCCAGCTACTGCAAAATCAGCACAAGCCCAATGAATTCATTCTTATTGAAGCCTGGGATTCGGTATCCGCACATAAAGCGTCATTGAAAAACATCCCGCCTGAAAAATTCAGCGTCGTTGCACCTATGCTGGCAAACCCGCCAACGGGCTCCTATTACGCGGCGCAAATCTGATCAGGCATTTCCCACGCCACTCGCCACGGCAAGAACATGGAAGAATGCGCACACTCATCAAGCAAGCAGACAATGACGTCGTCGAGGAATGGAAGTGGATGGGCACGCCGGTGTGGTCGCTCGACGGCATCATCTGTACCGGCGAATCCTACAAGAATAAAGTGAAACTTACCTTCGCCAAGGGCGCGTCGCTGAAAGACCCGGCCAGTCTCTTCAACGCAAGCCTCGACGGCAACGCACGCCGTGCGATCGACATCCACGAAGGAGAAGAAGTTGATGGCGCCGCCTTCAAGGCACTGGTTCGCGAAGCGATCGCCCTCAATAGCTCCGGCAAGTCGAAACCCGCAAAGAAACTGAAGCCATGAGGGATTGCACTCCGCATTCCGATCTGCCGCCGAATCGCACGTTTCACTCAATGCCTCTTGTTTATCAACTGAAGTTTGACCGCGCTAAATCACTACAGATGTCGGCGTAACATAGCCATAATTTGCATGTAAGATGAAGCCGGATGACTCATTCAAACAGGGTGCGTCTATGTCTACACTCATCGCTTCTCTGCCCTTCTCCGGCTTCGCCGCCGAAGTCATCGCTACGGCCACGCCGCTACGCGATGCCATCACCAGCGCATATTTACGCGACGAAGCAAGCGCCGTACAGGATTTGCTGAAGCAGGCAAAGACCGATCCCGCATTGCAAGCCGCAAGCCTGACACTGGCGCGCCGTCTGGCAACAAGCATGCGCGCCAAACGCAGCCATTCCTCCGGCGTCGACGCATTGATGCATGAATTCTCGCTGTCATCTGAAGAAGGCGTGGCATTGATGTGCCTGGCTGAAGCGCTATTGCGCATTCCCGATCACGAGACTGCAGACCGTTTGATCGCGGACAAGATCAGCAAGGGCGACTGGCAGCGACATCTGGGCGCATCGCCATCGCTGTTCGTCAATGCCGCTACCTGGGGATTGCTGGTGACCGGCAAACTGGTTGGCAACGTCAGCGAACAAAGCCTGGTCGCAGCACTGACACGCCTGATCAGCAAAGGCGGTGAGCCGCTGATCCGCAAAGGCGTGGATCTCGCGATGCGCATGCTCGGCAATCAATTCGTCGCCGGACGAACCATAGAAGAAGCGCTGGACAACAGCCGTGAACATGAAGCGCACGGCTATCGCTACTCTTTCGACATGCTGGGCGAAGCTGCCATGACGGCAGCGGATGCCGCTACCTACTATCAATCCTACCTGTCGGCGATACACGCGATCGGCAAGTCCGGCAACGGTCGCGGTATCAGGAACGGCCCGGGAATTTCAGTCAAGCTGTCGGCATTGCATCCACGCTATGCCAGATCGCAGCGCATACGCGTCATGCAGGAAATGCTACCCCGCCTGAAAAACCTGGTGCTGCTGGCAAAGCAGTATGACATCGGCATCAACATCGATGCGGAAGAATCAGAACGTCTGGAACTGTCGCTGGATCTGATGGAGGCGCTGGCCTTCGCTCCGGAACTGGAGGGATTCGACGGCATCGGATTTGTCGTGCAGGCATATCAAAAACGTTGCCCCTACGTGATCGATTACCTGATCGATCTGTCGCATCACAGCAAGCGAAAATTCATGGTGCGTCTGGTCAAGGGCGCCTACTGGGATACGGAAATAAAGCGTGCGCAGGTCGACGGCTTGTCGGACTATCCGGTTTATACACGCAAGGCATATACCGATCTTTCTTATCTGGTGTGCGCACAAAAACTGCTGGCCGCCAACCAGGTTATCTACCCGCAATTCGCCACGCATAACGCGTTGACACTGGCGACGATTTACAGTCATGCACAAGCGATGCACATCACCGATTACGAATTCCAGTGCCTGCACGGCATGGGCGAAACCTTATACGACCAAATCGTTGGCACAGATCATTTGAACGTACCTTGCCGGATTTACGCTCCGGTCGGCACCCACGAAACACTGCTGGCATATCTGGTGCGGCGCCTGCTGGAAAACGGCGCCAATTCATCCTTTGTTAATCAGATTGTCGATGACAAGACAAGCATTGCCTCTTTGCTGCAGGATCCGATCGTACTCGCTACGCAAGCTGGCGGCAAGCCACATCCCGCTCTGGTCTTGCCGGTCGATTTATATGGCAGGCAAAGGCGCAATTCGGCAGGCATGGATTTGAGCGATGAACATGTGCTGCGTCATCTCAGTGCCGCTTTAACTGCATGCAGCAAACAGCAATGGCATACACAGCCCCTGCCCGGCAACGCATCATCGACTACCGTGGCAATCATGCGCAATCCAGCTGATCACAGCGACGTGCTCGGCACCGCCGTCGAGGCCAATGCCGATGACGTCGAACGTGCGCTGGCACTCGCGATAGCCGGCGCAGAAAAATGGCAAAAGACCGCGCCATCTGAACGTGCAGGCATCCTGCTAAACGCCGCTGAACTGTTCCAGCAGCACGCGCCGGAATTCATCGCACTGAGCGTACGGGAAGCAGGGAAAACCTTGCCGAACGCGATAGGCGAATTGCGGGAAACCATTGATTTTCTGCGCTATTACAGCGCGCAGATTACGACAGCGCAAATGGAACAGGCATTAGGACTGGTAGCCTGCATCAGCCCGTGGAATTTTCCTTTGTCCATTTTTACCGGCCAACTCAGTGCGGCACTCGCAGCCGGCAATGCCGTATTAGCCAAGCCGGCCGAACAAACCCCGCTGATTGCCTTCCGCGCAGTGCAGCTAATGCATCAAGCCGGCGTACCGGAAGACGTTCTGCTTTTCCTGCCCGGCCGCGGCCAAACCACAGGTGCACAGCTGGTTGCCGATGCACGCGTATCCGGTGTCGTCTTTACCGGCTCCACACAAGTCGCAACCATCATCCATCGCACACTGGCACAACGCAGCATGGCCGAAAGGCGCGATATTCCATTGATTGCAGAAACCGGCGGTCAGAATGCGATGATCGTTGACTCATCCGCCTTATGCGAGCAGGTCGTACGCGACGTCATTGCCTCCGCTTTCGATAGCGCCGGACAGCGCTGTTCTGCCTTGCGCGTGCTGTGTCTGCAAACGGATATTGCAGAAAAAACCCTGAACATGCTGCATGGCGCATTTGAAGAATTGCAGACAGGCAGACCCGATCAACTGGCGACAGATGTCGGGCCGGTCATAGATGCAGAAGCGCAGCAACATCTGCGGGCTTATATAGAACAGGCTGGCCGCCGCGCGAAAAATATGAAACAGCTGGCGTTGCCGTCCACAGGCACGCAAGGCACTTTTGTTGCACCGTGCATCATTGAAATCGATCGCATGAGCGATCTGCAGCGCGAAGTATTCGGCCCCGTGCTGCACGTACTGCGCTATCGCCGCGACGATCTTCCGCAACTGGTCCGCGATATCAATGCGACCGGCTTCGGGCTCACCCTGGGCGTACATTCCCGTATCGACGAAACCATCAACTACATCGTCGATCACGCACGCGTCGGCAATATTTATGTGAATCGAAACATCATCGGTGCTGTCGTCGGCGTGCAACCCTTCGGTGGTGAAGGTTTATCAGGCACCGGCCCCAAGGCTGGCGGCCCGCTCTACATGAAGCGCCTGCAACAAGAAGTCGGCGCAATCCGCAATATGGAAAACAAGGATACGGAATTCACAGCGGAAACGCCGCAGATGCAGCTTGTCCTGGCAGAGTTATTGTCATGGAGTCTGGCACACAGACATCAGCAACTCAGCGATCTGATCCGTCATTACTCCAGCAATAGCCTGTATGGAAAAGTTCTGCGTTTGCAAGGGCCAACCGGCGAACTGAATACCTTGCGTTTTGTCGCGCGCGGTTCGGTACTTTGCGTGGCAGAGACGGCCCCGGCATTGCTGAATCAACTGGCCGCCGTATACGCAAGCGGCAATCAAGCCGTTTTATTTCAAAGCACGGCCATGCATGTACCTACGGATTTTCCTGCACGATTACGCGCCGGCATGACAATCATCGAGCATCAGCATGAGTGTCGTGACCTGAAGCTGGCCCTGCTTGAACGCGAGCAGCATGCGCTCGCCTTGCGCACGGCACTGGCGGCACGCGATGGCGCCATCGTGCCTGTCGTGACGACGAATTTTCAACAAGCGATTCCCCTATGGCGACTCATCAATGAACGCGCGTTATGCGTCAACACGACGGCAGCCGGCGGCAATGCCAGTTTGATGACGATAGCAACTTGATCGTCCAACATGATGAATGCATGATTTCAACAAAGAGGAGAGCGCAATGACTATCCATCTTGATCATCTTACGGTGCCGGCGCGCGACAAACTAGCGTCGGCCAAACGGCTGGCCGAACTGCTGGGAGTACCGTGCTCGGGAACAGGTATCGGCCCCTTCGCTCCGGTTTATGTCAGCGATAGCCTGACGCTGGATTTTGATGAGTGGATAGATCCGGTTCCGATGCTGCATTACTGTTTTCGCGTGGAGCAAGAAGCGTTCGATGCCATCCTCGAACGCATCAAGGCAGCAGGCATTCCTTACCGCAGCAGCGTACATGGAAGAACTGATTTTCAAATCGATACCACTCACGGTGGCAGCATCGTGTATTGGAATGAGCCCGATGGGCATCAATGGGAAATGCTGACTGTCAGCTATGCACGTCCAGTCTGAGCATTGAAAAGAGCCTGTAAAAAAAGCCCGCCATGTTAGCTACATGACGGGCTTTTTCATTACTGCGCTTTGGCGAACTCCAGTTCGCCATTTTTCACATCAACCGAAATCACATCCTTGGGCCCGAACTTTCCTTCCAGGATCGCCTTGGACAAGGGATTTTCAATCTGCTGCTGAATCGCACGCTTCAACGGACGTGCGCCATACACAGGATCGAAGCCGGCTTCTGCGATTTTCTGCAATGCATCTTCCGATACATCCATAGACATATCCATACGTGCCAGACGTTGTTCCAGCGTGTGCAGCTGGATCTTGGCAATCGCGCCGATGTTTTTCTCATCAAGCGCGTGGAACACCACGATCTCGTCGATACGGTTGATGAATTCGGGACGGAAATGCGACTGCACTTCCGCCATCACCGCCATCTTGATCAATGCCGGCTCGTTGCCTTCCATCGCCTGAATCTTGTGCGAACCCAGATTCGATGTCATCACGATGACGGTGTTCTTGAAGTCGACGGTACGGCCTTGTCCATCCGTCATGCGGCCATCGTCCAGCACTTGCAGCAGGACGTTGAACACATCGGGATGCGCCTTCTCGATTTCGTCGAGCAGGATCACGCAGTACGGTTTGCGCCGCACGGCTTCGGTCAGATAGCCGCCTTCTTCATAGCCGACATAACCCGGCGGCGCACCGATCAGGCGGGCCACCGAATGCTTCTCCATGAATTCGCTCATGTCGATGCGGACCAGCGAATCTTCTGTATCGAACAGGAAGGAAGCCAGCGCCTTGCACAACTCGGTTTTACCGACACCGGTTGGGCCGAGGAACATGAAGGAGCCGTAAGGACGATCCGGATCGCCGAGACCCGCGCGCGAACGACGAATCGCATCCGACACGGCAACAATTGCTTCATGCTGACCGACCACGCGCTTGTGCAATGCGTCTTCCATCTGCAGCAGCTTCTCGCGTTCGCCCTGCATCATGCGCGAAACAGGAATACCGGTTGCGCGCGAAACAACTTCGGCGATTTCTTCCGCACCGACCTGGGTGCGTACGAGTTGCGGTTTGCCTGCGCTGGCTTCGCCAGTGACAGCATTCTTCAGTTGCGCTTCCAGTTCCGGCAGTGTTTTGTACTGCAGTTCAGACACACGCTGCCAGTCGCTTTGACGCGTGGCTTCTTCCATCTGCAGACGGGCTTTCTCTATCGCTTCCTTGATGTGCTGGCTGCCTTGCGCAGCGGATTTCTCGGCTTTCCAGATTTCTTCCAGATCGGCATATTCACGCCCGAGTTTTTCGATTTCCTCTTCAATCAGGGCCAGACGTTTTTGCGATGCTTCGTCTTTCTCTTTCCTGATCGCTTCGCGTTCTATCTTCAGTTGAATGACGCGTCTATCCAGCCGATCCATGACTTCCGGCTTGGAATCGATCTCGATCTTGATCTTGGCCGCCGCTTCATCGATCAGGTCAATCGCCTTGTCAGGCAGAAAGCGGTCGGTAATGTAGCGATGCGACAGTTCTGCGGCAGCGACGATGGCCGGATCCGTGATGTCGACACCATGATGGACTTCGTATTTTTCCTGCAGGCCGCGCAGGATGGCGATAGTCGCTTCCACCGTTGGCTCATCCACGAGCACTTTTTGAAAGCGGCGTTCCAGCGCGGCATCTTTCTCGATGTATTTGCGGTATTCGTCCAGCGTGGTCGCGCCGACGCAGTGCAGTTCGCCACGCGCCAATGCCGGCTTGAGCATATTGCCGGCATCCATTGCGCCTTCTGCCTTGCCGGCTCCCACCAGCGTATGCATTTCGTCGATGAAGACAATGGTCTGGCCTTCGTCCTCCGCAAGTTCGGTCAACACCGCTTTCAGGCGTTCTTCAAACTCGCCGCGATATTTGGCGCCCGCCAGCAGCGATGCCATGTCAAGCGACAGCACGCGTTTTCCCTTGAGGCTTTCAGGCACTTCGCCGTTGACGATGCGTTGTGCCAAACCTTCAACGATGGCGGTTTTGCCCACGCCTGGTTC
It encodes the following:
- the metE gene encoding 5-methyltetrahydropteroyltriglutamate--homocysteine methyltransferase (Methionine synthase, vitamin-B12 independent isozyme) (Cobalamin-independent methionine synthase) (Evidence 2a : Function of homologous gene experimentally demonstrated in an other organism; PubMedId : 1339288, 2643109, 9298646, 8823155, 10625458; Product type e : enzyme) codes for the protein MANAAKAHILGFPRIGAQRELKFAVESFWRGDSDLAALQQTGKTLRQRHWAIQADAGLDFVSVGDFAWYDQVLNTLALLGAVPTRFKFDPKKLTLADYFTLARGNPEHFAMEMTKWFDTNYHYLVPEFTADLRFDGGVDWLFEENAEAVALGHKTKVTLVGPLTLLYLGKIKSGEGDHKFDKLDLLPKVIAAYQNVLQRLQAAGVEWVQIDEPILALELAAVWRNAFVPTYEALSAAAPKLLLATYFDQVREHTALLHSLPVAGVHLDLVRGAGQLDDFLQDWPQGRVLSAGIVDGRNIWRADLDAALTALKPLQEKLGDKLWVSASCSLLHVPVDLAHENKLDEELKGWLSFATQKTQEITAIKRALNGERDAVAAQFEAAALSVAARNTSPRIHNPLVQKRLSEISKISAARSNVFADRIVKQQARFKLPAFPTTNIGSFPQTTDIRQARAQYKRGEIGHLDYLNRMRDEVRLVVQKQEEIGLDVFVHGEPERNDMVEYFGEQLWGYGFTANGWVQSYGSRCVKPPFIYGDVYRPEAMTVGWSEFAQSLTSKPMKGMLTGPVTMLQWSFVRDDQPRDTTALQIALALRDEVVDLEKAGIGMIQIDEPAFREGLPLKAADWPHYLDWAVKAFRISASGVQDDTQIHTHMCYSEFNDILPWIAAMDADVITIETSRSDMELLDGFGEFAYPNDIGPGVYDIHSPRVPRVEEMQRLLRKARGVIPDAQLWVNPDCGLKTRGWPETTLALENMVLAARSLRAEVAAGQKAIAAPA
- a CDS encoding Putative HTH-type transcriptional regulator metR (Evidence 3 : Function proposed based on presence of conserved amino acid motif, structural feature or limited homology; PubMedId : 2205852, 2643109; Product type pr : putative regulator), whose product is MQSILELRHLKTLIALREAGNLLRAASLLNVTQSALSHQLKQLEDHHGTQLFERKSVPVRFTPAGERLLKLADTVLPQVAETERDLVRLAQGVAGQLRIAVECHTCFDWLMPAMDVFRGRWPEVELDIVSGFQADPVGLLYEHRADVAIVAEIDPDETVDYHALFRFEIVALVAHDHPLADKEFLVAEDFIGDTLITYPVPDDMLDVVRQVLKPAGIKVERRTTELTVAMLQLVASRRGIATLPVWAAQNYLNRDYVKAKRITADGLTGRLYAACLPEVSEKPYLADFVTTTRESCYLNLDSVELL
- a CDS encoding Conserved hypothetical protein (Evidence 4 : Homologs of previously reported genes of unknown function): MQNISSPPHPDYDDPKELYAFFGLAFYKANILEQGVVNLAVALMAQGNLGVTVGDINRLYDSFDTKTFGPVLRIAKERYSFTSEFSKKLDQALSYRNYLAHGFFKQHDINQMSEDGRKIMIDELIEIWMHLTEADRIIDEYWMSAWEANGITKEWITKQMNTYVDTTR
- a CDS encoding Conserved hypothetical protein (Evidence 4 : Homologs of previously reported genes of unknown function) — encoded protein: MPTGTVQLHRVLRAPPERVYRAFLEADALAKWLPPYGFTCKVHHLDARAGGTFRMTFSNFNSGNGHFFGGEYLELVPHQKIRYTDKFDDPNLPGEMQVTVALRQVSCGTEIKIVQEGIPDVIPVEMCYLGW
- a CDS encoding Conserved hypothetical protein (Evidence 4 : Homologs of previously reported genes of unknown function) produces the protein MNITRINTFVAKDGMEKSLREFLVSIVPLVEQSQGCASCQLLQNQHKPNEFILIEAWDSVSAHKASLKNIPPEKFSVVAPMLANPPTGSYYAAQI
- a CDS encoding Conserved hypothetical protein (Evidence 4 : Homologs of previously reported genes of unknown function), which codes for MRTLIKQADNDVVEEWKWMGTPVWSLDGIICTGESYKNKVKLTFAKGASLKDPASLFNASLDGNARRAIDIHEGEEVDGAAFKALVREAIALNSSGKSKPAKKLKP
- the putA gene encoding Bifunctional protein putA: Proline dehydrogenase (Proline oxidase); Delta-1-pyrroline-5-carboxylate dehydrogenase (P5C dehydrogenase)] (Evidence 2a : Function of homologous gene experimentally demonstrated in an other organism; PubMedId : 7966312, 8905232, 9278503, 3325781, 12514740; Product type e : enzyme) — encoded protein: MSTLIASLPFSGFAAEVIATATPLRDAITSAYLRDEASAVQDLLKQAKTDPALQAASLTLARRLATSMRAKRSHSSGVDALMHEFSLSSEEGVALMCLAEALLRIPDHETADRLIADKISKGDWQRHLGASPSLFVNAATWGLLVTGKLVGNVSEQSLVAALTRLISKGGEPLIRKGVDLAMRMLGNQFVAGRTIEEALDNSREHEAHGYRYSFDMLGEAAMTAADAATYYQSYLSAIHAIGKSGNGRGIRNGPGISVKLSALHPRYARSQRIRVMQEMLPRLKNLVLLAKQYDIGINIDAEESERLELSLDLMEALAFAPELEGFDGIGFVVQAYQKRCPYVIDYLIDLSHHSKRKFMVRLVKGAYWDTEIKRAQVDGLSDYPVYTRKAYTDLSYLVCAQKLLAANQVIYPQFATHNALTLATIYSHAQAMHITDYEFQCLHGMGETLYDQIVGTDHLNVPCRIYAPVGTHETLLAYLVRRLLENGANSSFVNQIVDDKTSIASLLQDPIVLATQAGGKPHPALVLPVDLYGRQRRNSAGMDLSDEHVLRHLSAALTACSKQQWHTQPLPGNASSTTVAIMRNPADHSDVLGTAVEANADDVERALALAIAGAEKWQKTAPSERAGILLNAAELFQQHAPEFIALSVREAGKTLPNAIGELRETIDFLRYYSAQITTAQMEQALGLVACISPWNFPLSIFTGQLSAALAAGNAVLAKPAEQTPLIAFRAVQLMHQAGVPEDVLLFLPGRGQTTGAQLVADARVSGVVFTGSTQVATIIHRTLAQRSMAERRDIPLIAETGGQNAMIVDSSALCEQVVRDVIASAFDSAGQRCSALRVLCLQTDIAEKTLNMLHGAFEELQTGRPDQLATDVGPVIDAEAQQHLRAYIEQAGRRAKNMKQLALPSTGTQGTFVAPCIIEIDRMSDLQREVFGPVLHVLRYRRDDLPQLVRDINATGFGLTLGVHSRIDETINYIVDHARVGNIYVNRNIIGAVVGVQPFGGEGLSGTGPKAGGPLYMKRLQQEVGAIRNMENKDTEFTAETPQMQLVLAELLSWSLAHRHQQLSDLIRHYSSNSLYGKVLRLQGPTGELNTLRFVARGSVLCVAETAPALLNQLAAVYASGNQAVLFQSTAMHVPTDFPARLRAGMTIIEHQHECRDLKLALLEREQHALALRTALAARDGAIVPVVTTNFQQAIPLWRLINERALCVNTTAAGGNASLMTIAT